One part of the Larus michahellis chromosome 22, bLarMic1.1, whole genome shotgun sequence genome encodes these proteins:
- the NACA gene encoding nascent polypeptide-associated complex subunit alpha isoform X1, protein MPGEATETVPATEQELPQPQAETAPAALPPAAPVTAPAAPPAVLHAAHSPPLTPSPVPAGQALPVEPPSPAGPPAPVSPPVVPAAAIPVFSVPPQLPAPALQVPVTTGNHPVPQSPMGFATPGSPGPAPVSPVSPGLPGPVSPVAAAAPAAVTVAPIASPVSPGSPPAILTSPVKAAPSATPQSPAGLPQAPLPAPGAALAPPAPSQGPGAAPATLLPPPSLPLGASPLPAALLPTPTAPPEAAACPQSPGSPPLPAAAPLCPAMAPSAPAPAVPVSPGSPASAPLASPLASPVSPLPPAPGSAISPPVFLAAPMALAPLSPPAPLVPAGMSPGSPAAAPQGPAPGAPASPPVPVAPSVAKTCPMGPAPAAPAAAAAAPAGGDPVPPSVARTPPGSPDPRAVPAAAAAPIAPALSKPSPGAATSLPGPLTAAAPSTAPAAATAALAKAAPASPVSPPAAPVPAAPSAPATSLPVKPAAAAPAAPPAGKAVPVSPVAAPSAPAAPAPAAPPAPAAASAAKTAPKSPVAAPSASATPAPAAPAAPAAAKKPPKSSPVAAPPAPSAAPVPAAPPAPAAPPAAKKPPKSSPVAAPPAPSAAPVPAAPPAPAAPPAAKKPPKSSPIAVPPAPSAPAAPVPAAPPAPAAPPAAKKPPKSSPATAPSAPTPPAPSTPAVAKAPPKSPGAATPAPAAPAAPPAAPAPAPGKPAPAPGTAAPAPGVPGAPPKPSADRAAPAPQKPEAGLPGSAPAGNPPPASSAPSAPPAKTQTPPGKVTKPAPRPPPSKPPSKAPVPVSAAVDDDDLPPLIPPELPAAEPPVQPILVDLSPRAAVAPAGAPAPPAKPPVLKNDKGSGTESDSDESVPELEEQDSTQATTQQAQLAAAAEIDEEPVSKAKQSRSEKKARKAMSKLGLRQVTGVTRVTIRKSKNILFVITKPDVYKSPASDTYIVFGEAKIEDLSQQAQLAAAEKFKVQGEAVSNIQENTQTPTVQEESEEEEVDETGVEVKDIELVMSQANVSRAKAVRALKNNSNDIVNAIMELTM, encoded by the exons ATGCCCGGCGAAGCTACAGAAACCGTCCCAGCCACCGAGCAGGAGCTGCCGCAGCCGCAGGCTGAGACAG ctccagctgccctTCCTCCGGCAGCCCCCGTCACTGCTCCTGCGGCACCTCCAG CTGTTCTTCATGCTGCTCACTCCCCACCTCTGACTCCGTCTCCGGTCCCCGCGGGCCAGGCTCTCCCAGTGGAGCCGCCCAGCCCTgccggccccccagcccccgttTCCCCCCCTGTAGTCCCAGCTGCGGCGATCCCCGTGTTCTCAgttcccccccagctccctgccccagctctgcaggtccCGGTTACCACTGGGAACCACCCAGTTCCGCAGTCCCCGATGGGTTTTGCAACCCCAGGATCTCCAGGGCCCGCCCCAGTTAGCCCAGTGTCGCCGGGACTCCCGGGCCCAGTGTCTCCTGTTGCGGCCGCTGCTCCTGCCGCAGTGACGGTGGCCCCCATTGCCTCCCCTGTCAGCCCTGGTTCTCCCCCAGCAATTCTCACCTCTCCAGTGAAAGCTGCCCCCTCTGCCACCCCTCAGAGCCCCGCGGGGCTGCCCCaggcccctctccctgcccctgggGCAGCTTTGGCcccccctgctccatcccagggccctggggcagccccggccactCTCCTACcgcccccttcccttccccttgggGCATCTCCCCTGCCGGCAGCTCTCCTGCCTACTCCCACCGCACCTCCCGAGGCCGCAGCTTGTCCCCAGAGCCCGGGCTCTCCCCCTCTTCCCGCAGCAGCCCCTCTCTGTCCTGCCATGGCACCATCGGCGCCTGCCCCGGCGGTACCAGTGTCACCTGgcagcccagcctctgccccgCTGGCTTCTCCTTTGGCCTCTCCCGTGTCCCCTCTTCCTCCGGCCCCGGGCAGTGCCATCTCTCCGCCTGTCTTCCTGGCTGCCCCCATGGCCCTGGCCCCCTtgtcaccccctgcccccctgGTGCCAGCTGGGATGTCTCCTGGgagtcctgctgctgccccacaggGCCCAGCCCCTGGCGCTCCAGCCTCTCCGCCGGTTCCAGTTGCTCCTTCTGTTGCTAAGACCTGTCCCATGGgccctgccccggcagccccagctgctgccgctgcggcTCCAGCTGGGGGAGACCCCGTCCCTCCCTCCGTGGCCAGGACCCCTCCTGGAAGCCCCGACCCTCGGGCAGTGCCTGCCGCTGCGGCAGCTCCCATTGCTCCCGCCCTGTCCAAACCCTCTCCAGGAGCTGCCACATCTCTCCCAGGGCCACTGACAGCGGCAGCTCCCAGCACCGCACCAGCAGCGGCCACGGCTGCTTTGGCCAAAGCAGCTCCAGCGAGCCCAGTCTCCCCTCCGGCAGCTCCTGTGCCTGCTGCCCCCTCggcccctgccacctccctgcctgtCAAACCAGCGGcggcagctccagctgcccctcCTGCAGGCAAAGCGGTTCCCGTGAGCCCGGTCGCTgccccctctgctcctgctgcaccagctcctgcagctccaccggctccggcagcagcttctgcagccaAAACGGCTCCCAAGAGCCCTGTTGCTGCTCCCTCGGCCTCAGCcacaccagctcctgcagctccagccGCCCCCGCTGCGGCCAAAAAGCCTCCGAAGAGCAGCCCCGTCGCTGCcccccctgctccctctgctgctccggtgccagcagctccaccagctccagctgccccccCTGCAGCCAAAAAGCCTCCAAAGAGCAGCCCCGTCGCTGCcccccctgctccctctgctgctccgGTGCCAGCAGCTCCgccagctccagctgccccccCTGCAGCCAAAAAGCCTCCGAAGAGCAGCCCCATCGCTGtcccccctgctccctctgcccctgctgctcCGGTGCCAGCGGCTCCACCAGCTCCAGCCGCCCCCCCTGCAGCCAAAAAGCCTCCGAAGAGCAGCCCTGCGACCGCTCCCTCTGCCCCAACGCCGCCAGCTCCATCCACCCCTGCTGTGGCCAAAGCACCTCCCAAGAGCCCTGGTGCAGCcacaccagctcctgcagctccagccgcccccccggcagcccctgcaCCGGCACCCGGCAAGCCGGCTCCTGCTCCAGGcacggctgccccagccccaggggttCCTGGTGCCCCCCCGAAGCCATCGGCCGATCGTGCCGCCCCTGCTCCCCAGAAACCAGAAGCTGGCCTTCCTGGCTCTGCCCCGGCGGGTAACCCCCCGCCTGCCTCTTCTGCGCCGAGCGCTCCCCCCGCGAAGACGCAGACCCCTCCCGGTAAGGTCACCAAGccggccccccgcccgcccccatcCAAACCCCCCTCGAAGGCCCCGGTCCCCGTCAGCGCTGCCGTGGACGATGACGACCTGCCGCCTCTGATCCCCCCAGAGCTGCCCGCTGCCGAGCCGCCGGTGCAGCCCATCCTGGTGGACCTCTCTCCCCGAGCAGCCGTGGCCCCCGCTGGGGCCCCTGCTCCTCCGGCTAAGCCGCCCGTCCTGAAGAACGACAAGG GGTCCGGAACAGAGTCTGACAGCGATGAATCCGTACCAGAGCTCGAAGAGCAAGACTCCACACAGGCCACGACGCAGCAGGCACAG cttgcagcagcagctgaaatagATGAAGAACCCGttagcaaagcaaaacagagccGGAGCGAAAAGAAAGCGCGGAAG GCAATGTCTAAACTGGGCCTTCGCCAGGTGACGGGAGTAACCAGAGTCACCATCCGGAAATCTAAGAACATCCTCTTTGTCATCACAAAGCCAGACGTGTACAAGAGCCCGGCGTCAGACACCTACATAGTCTTTGGGGAAGCCAAG ATCGAAGACCTGTCCCAGCAGGCCCAGCTGGCAGCTGCCGAAAAGTTCAAAGTGCAAGGAGAAGCCGTTTCAAACATCCAAGAAAACACACAGACCCCCACCGTGCAGGAGGAGAGCGAGGAAGAAGAG GTTGACGAAACCGGTGTCGAGGTGAAAGACATTGAGCTGGTGATGTCGCAGGCGAACGTGTCCCGAGCGAAGGCGGTCCGTGCCCTGAAGAACAACAGTAACGATATTGTAAATGCGATAATG gAGTTGACGATGTAG
- the NACA gene encoding nascent polypeptide-associated complex subunit alpha isoform X3, with protein MPGEATETVPATEQELPQPQAETGSGTESDSDESVPELEEQDSTQATTQQAQLAAAAEIDEEPVSKAKQSRSEKKARKAMSKLGLRQVTGVTRVTIRKSKNILFVITKPDVYKSPASDTYIVFGEAKIEDLSQQAQLAAAEKFKVQGEAVSNIQENTQTPTVQEESEEEEVDETGVEVKDIELVMSQANVSRAKAVRALKNNSNDIVNAIMELTM; from the exons ATGCCCGGCGAAGCTACAGAAACCGTCCCAGCCACCGAGCAGGAGCTGCCGCAGCCGCAGGCTGAGACAG GGTCCGGAACAGAGTCTGACAGCGATGAATCCGTACCAGAGCTCGAAGAGCAAGACTCCACACAGGCCACGACGCAGCAGGCACAG cttgcagcagcagctgaaatagATGAAGAACCCGttagcaaagcaaaacagagccGGAGCGAAAAGAAAGCGCGGAAG GCAATGTCTAAACTGGGCCTTCGCCAGGTGACGGGAGTAACCAGAGTCACCATCCGGAAATCTAAGAACATCCTCTTTGTCATCACAAAGCCAGACGTGTACAAGAGCCCGGCGTCAGACACCTACATAGTCTTTGGGGAAGCCAAG ATCGAAGACCTGTCCCAGCAGGCCCAGCTGGCAGCTGCCGAAAAGTTCAAAGTGCAAGGAGAAGCCGTTTCAAACATCCAAGAAAACACACAGACCCCCACCGTGCAGGAGGAGAGCGAGGAAGAAGAG GTTGACGAAACCGGTGTCGAGGTGAAAGACATTGAGCTGGTGATGTCGCAGGCGAACGTGTCCCGAGCGAAGGCGGTCCGTGCCCTGAAGAACAACAGTAACGATATTGTAAATGCGATAATG gAGTTGACGATGTAG
- the NACA gene encoding nascent polypeptide-associated complex subunit alpha isoform X2, with product MPGEATETVPATEQELPQPQAETAPAALPPAAPVTAPAAPPAVLHAAHSPPLTPSPVPAGQALPVEPPSPAGPPAPVSPPVVPAAAIPVFSVPPQLPAPALQVPVTTGNHPVPQSPMGFATPGSPGPAPVSPVSPGLPGPVSPVAAAAPAAVTVAPIASPVSPGSPPAILTSPVKAAPSATPQSPAGLPQAPLPAPGAALAPPAPSQGPGAAPATLLPPPSLPLGASPLPAALLPTPTAPPEAAACPQSPGSPPLPAAAPLCPAMAPSAPAPAVPVSPGSPASAPLASPLASPVSPLPPAPGSAISPPVFLAAPMALAPLSPPAPLVPAGMSPGSPAAAPQGPAPGAPASPPVPVAPSVAKTCPMGPAPAAPAAAAAAPAGGDPVPPSVARTPPGSPDPRAVPAAAAAPIAPALSKPSPGAATSLPGPLTAAAPSTAPAAATAALAKAAPASPVSPPAAPVPAAPSAPATSLPVKPAAAAPAAPPAGKAVPVSPVAAPSAPAAPAPAAPPAPAAASAAKTAPKSPVAAPSASATPAPAAPAAPAAAKKPPKSSPVAAPPAPSAAPVPAAPPAPAAPPAAKKPPKSSPVAAPPAPSAAPVPAAPPAPAAPPAAKKPPKSSPIAVPPAPSAPAAPVPAAPPAPAAPPAAKKPPKSSPATAPSAPTPPAPSTPAVAKAPPKSPGAATPAPAAPAAPPAAPAPAPGKPAPAPGTAAPAPGVPGAPPKPSADRAAPAPQKPEAGLPGSAPAGNPPPASSAPSAPPAKTQTPPELPAAEPPVQPILVDLSPRAAVAPAGAPAPPAKPPVLKNDKGSGTESDSDESVPELEEQDSTQATTQQAQLAAAAEIDEEPVSKAKQSRSEKKARKAMSKLGLRQVTGVTRVTIRKSKNILFVITKPDVYKSPASDTYIVFGEAKIEDLSQQAQLAAAEKFKVQGEAVSNIQENTQTPTVQEESEEEEVDETGVEVKDIELVMSQANVSRAKAVRALKNNSNDIVNAIMELTM from the exons ATGCCCGGCGAAGCTACAGAAACCGTCCCAGCCACCGAGCAGGAGCTGCCGCAGCCGCAGGCTGAGACAG ctccagctgccctTCCTCCGGCAGCCCCCGTCACTGCTCCTGCGGCACCTCCAG CTGTTCTTCATGCTGCTCACTCCCCACCTCTGACTCCGTCTCCGGTCCCCGCGGGCCAGGCTCTCCCAGTGGAGCCGCCCAGCCCTgccggccccccagcccccgttTCCCCCCCTGTAGTCCCAGCTGCGGCGATCCCCGTGTTCTCAgttcccccccagctccctgccccagctctgcaggtccCGGTTACCACTGGGAACCACCCAGTTCCGCAGTCCCCGATGGGTTTTGCAACCCCAGGATCTCCAGGGCCCGCCCCAGTTAGCCCAGTGTCGCCGGGACTCCCGGGCCCAGTGTCTCCTGTTGCGGCCGCTGCTCCTGCCGCAGTGACGGTGGCCCCCATTGCCTCCCCTGTCAGCCCTGGTTCTCCCCCAGCAATTCTCACCTCTCCAGTGAAAGCTGCCCCCTCTGCCACCCCTCAGAGCCCCGCGGGGCTGCCCCaggcccctctccctgcccctgggGCAGCTTTGGCcccccctgctccatcccagggccctggggcagccccggccactCTCCTACcgcccccttcccttccccttgggGCATCTCCCCTGCCGGCAGCTCTCCTGCCTACTCCCACCGCACCTCCCGAGGCCGCAGCTTGTCCCCAGAGCCCGGGCTCTCCCCCTCTTCCCGCAGCAGCCCCTCTCTGTCCTGCCATGGCACCATCGGCGCCTGCCCCGGCGGTACCAGTGTCACCTGgcagcccagcctctgccccgCTGGCTTCTCCTTTGGCCTCTCCCGTGTCCCCTCTTCCTCCGGCCCCGGGCAGTGCCATCTCTCCGCCTGTCTTCCTGGCTGCCCCCATGGCCCTGGCCCCCTtgtcaccccctgcccccctgGTGCCAGCTGGGATGTCTCCTGGgagtcctgctgctgccccacaggGCCCAGCCCCTGGCGCTCCAGCCTCTCCGCCGGTTCCAGTTGCTCCTTCTGTTGCTAAGACCTGTCCCATGGgccctgccccggcagccccagctgctgccgctgcggcTCCAGCTGGGGGAGACCCCGTCCCTCCCTCCGTGGCCAGGACCCCTCCTGGAAGCCCCGACCCTCGGGCAGTGCCTGCCGCTGCGGCAGCTCCCATTGCTCCCGCCCTGTCCAAACCCTCTCCAGGAGCTGCCACATCTCTCCCAGGGCCACTGACAGCGGCAGCTCCCAGCACCGCACCAGCAGCGGCCACGGCTGCTTTGGCCAAAGCAGCTCCAGCGAGCCCAGTCTCCCCTCCGGCAGCTCCTGTGCCTGCTGCCCCCTCggcccctgccacctccctgcctgtCAAACCAGCGGcggcagctccagctgcccctcCTGCAGGCAAAGCGGTTCCCGTGAGCCCGGTCGCTgccccctctgctcctgctgcaccagctcctgcagctccaccggctccggcagcagcttctgcagccaAAACGGCTCCCAAGAGCCCTGTTGCTGCTCCCTCGGCCTCAGCcacaccagctcctgcagctccagccGCCCCCGCTGCGGCCAAAAAGCCTCCGAAGAGCAGCCCCGTCGCTGCcccccctgctccctctgctgctccggtgccagcagctccaccagctccagctgccccccCTGCAGCCAAAAAGCCTCCAAAGAGCAGCCCCGTCGCTGCcccccctgctccctctgctgctccgGTGCCAGCAGCTCCgccagctccagctgccccccCTGCAGCCAAAAAGCCTCCGAAGAGCAGCCCCATCGCTGtcccccctgctccctctgcccctgctgctcCGGTGCCAGCGGCTCCACCAGCTCCAGCCGCCCCCCCTGCAGCCAAAAAGCCTCCGAAGAGCAGCCCTGCGACCGCTCCCTCTGCCCCAACGCCGCCAGCTCCATCCACCCCTGCTGTGGCCAAAGCACCTCCCAAGAGCCCTGGTGCAGCcacaccagctcctgcagctccagccgcccccccggcagcccctgcaCCGGCACCCGGCAAGCCGGCTCCTGCTCCAGGcacggctgccccagccccaggggttCCTGGTGCCCCCCCGAAGCCATCGGCCGATCGTGCCGCCCCTGCTCCCCAGAAACCAGAAGCTGGCCTTCCTGGCTCTGCCCCGGCGGGTAACCCCCCGCCTGCCTCTTCTGCGCCGAGCGCTCCCCCCGCGAAGACGCAGACCCCTCCCG AGCTGCCCGCTGCCGAGCCGCCGGTGCAGCCCATCCTGGTGGACCTCTCTCCCCGAGCAGCCGTGGCCCCCGCTGGGGCCCCTGCTCCTCCGGCTAAGCCGCCCGTCCTGAAGAACGACAAGG GGTCCGGAACAGAGTCTGACAGCGATGAATCCGTACCAGAGCTCGAAGAGCAAGACTCCACACAGGCCACGACGCAGCAGGCACAG cttgcagcagcagctgaaatagATGAAGAACCCGttagcaaagcaaaacagagccGGAGCGAAAAGAAAGCGCGGAAG GCAATGTCTAAACTGGGCCTTCGCCAGGTGACGGGAGTAACCAGAGTCACCATCCGGAAATCTAAGAACATCCTCTTTGTCATCACAAAGCCAGACGTGTACAAGAGCCCGGCGTCAGACACCTACATAGTCTTTGGGGAAGCCAAG ATCGAAGACCTGTCCCAGCAGGCCCAGCTGGCAGCTGCCGAAAAGTTCAAAGTGCAAGGAGAAGCCGTTTCAAACATCCAAGAAAACACACAGACCCCCACCGTGCAGGAGGAGAGCGAGGAAGAAGAG GTTGACGAAACCGGTGTCGAGGTGAAAGACATTGAGCTGGTGATGTCGCAGGCGAACGTGTCCCGAGCGAAGGCGGTCCGTGCCCTGAAGAACAACAGTAACGATATTGTAAATGCGATAATG gAGTTGACGATGTAG